From the genome of Symphalangus syndactylus isolate Jambi chromosome 7, NHGRI_mSymSyn1-v2.1_pri, whole genome shotgun sequence, one region includes:
- the HARS2 gene encoding histidine--tRNA ligase, mitochondrial isoform X7 encodes MPLLGLLPRRAWAALLSQLLRPPCASCTGPVRCQSQVAEAVLTSQLKAHQEKPNFIIKTPKGTRDLSPQHMVVREKILDLVISCFKRHGAKGMDTPAFELKETLTEKYGEDSGLMYDLKDQGGELLSLRYDLTVPFARYLAMNKVKKMKRYHVGKVWRRESPAIVQGRYREFCQCDFDIAGQFDPMIPDAECLKIMCEILSGLQLGDFLIKMAWKDVRHEMVAKKGLAPEVADRIGDYVQCHGGVSLVEQMFQDPRLSQNKQALEGLGDLKLLFEYLTLFGIADKISFDLSLARGLDYYTGVIYEAVLLQTPIQAGEDPLNVGSVAAGGRYDGLVGMFHPKGHKVPCVGLSIGVERIFYIVEQRMKNKGEKVRTTETQVFVATPQKNFLQERLKLIAELWDSGIKAEMLYKNNPKLLTQLHYCESTGIPLVVIIGEQELKEGVIKIRSVASREEVAIKRENLVAEIQKRLSES; translated from the exons ATGCCCCTGCTCGGACTTCTTCCCAGGAGGGCCTGGGCTGCGCTGCTCAGCCAGCTCCTGCGACCGCCCTGCGCCTCGTGCACCGGGCCGGTCCGTTGCCAAAGCCAG GTTGCAGAGGCAGTGTTAACATCCCAACTGAAAGCACATCAAGAGAAACCAAATTTTATTATCAAGACCCCAAAG GGTACCAGGGATCTTAGTCCTCAGCATATGGTTGTGAGGGAGAAAATTCTTGATTTGGTTATCAGCTGCTTTAAACGTCATGGAGCaaaggggatggataccccagcATTTGAGCTGAAG GAAACGCTGACTGAGAAGTATGGAGAGGACTCTGGGCTCATGTATGATCTGAAGGATCAAGGTGGAGAGCTGTTGTCCCTCCGCTATGACCTTACT GTTCCCTTTGCTCGTTACCTGGCCATGAATAAGGTCAAGAAGATGAAACGTTATCATGTTGGAAAGGTGTGGCGGCGAGAGAGCCCAGCCATAGTCCAAGGCCGTTACAGGGAGTTCTGCCAGTGC GATTTTGACATTGCTGGTCAGTTTGACCCTATGATCCCTGATGCAGAGTGTTTGAAGATCATGTGTGAAATCCTAAGTGGCTTGCAGTTGGGAGACTTTCTCATTAAG ATGGCTTGGAAAGATGTGAGACATGAGATGGTGGCGAAGAAAGGCCTGGCTCCTGAGGTGGCTGATCGAATTGGGGACTATGTCCAATGTCATG GTGGGGTATCCCTAGTAGAGCAAATGTTTCAGGATCCCAGACTATCCCAGAACAAGCAGGCCCTGGAGGGCCTGGGAGACCTGAAGCTGCTGTTTGAATACCTGACTTTATTTGGAATTGCTGATAAG ATCTCCTTTGACCTCAGCCTGGCTCGGGGCCTAGACTACTATACAGGAGTGATCTATGAAGCAGTGCTGCTGCAGACCCCAATTCAGGCTGGGGAGGATCCCCTGAATGTGGGCAGTGTGGCTGCTGGTGGGCGCTATGATGGGCTGGTGGGCATGTTTCACCCCAAGGGTCACAAGGTGCCATGTGTGGGACTCAGCATTGGGGTTGAGCGAATCTTCTACATTGTGGAGCAGAGGATGAAG AACAAAGGTGAGAAGGTGCGGACTACAGAGACTCAAGTGTTTGTGGCCACACCACAGAAGAACTTTCTCCAAGAACGGTTGAAGCTTATTGCAGAGCTTTGGGATTCTGGAATCAAG GCAGAGATGCTATACAAGAACAACCCCAAACTATTAACCCAGCTGCACTATTGTGAGAGCACGGGCATTCCACTGGTGGTCATTATTGGTGAGCAAGAACTGAAAGAAGGGGTCATCAAGATCCGTTCAGTGGCCAGCAGAGAGGAG GTGGCCATTAAACGGGAAAATCTTGTGGCTGAAATTCAGAAGCGACTGTCTGAGTCTTGA
- the HARS2 gene encoding histidine--tRNA ligase, mitochondrial isoform X10, translated as MVVREKILDLVISCFKRHGAKGMDTPAFELKETLTEKYGEDSGLMYDLKDQGGELLSLRYDLTVPFARYLAMNKVKKMKRYHVGKVWRRESPAIVQGRYREFCQCDFDIAGQFDPMIPDAECLKIMCEILSGLQLGDFLIKVNDRRIVDGMFAVCGVPESKFRAICSSIDKLDKMAWKDVRHEMVAKKGLAPEVADRIGDYVQCHGGVSLVEQMFQDPRLSQNKQALEGLGDLKLLFEYLTLFGIADKISFDLSLARGLDYYTGVIYEAVLLQTPIQAGEDPLNVGSVAAGGRYDGLVGMFHPKGHKVPCVGLSIGVERIFYIVEQRMKNKGEKVRTTETQVFVATPQKNFLQERLKLIAELWDSGIKAEMLYKNNPKLLTQLHYCESTGIPLVVIIGEQELKEGVIKIRSVASREEVAIKRENLVAEIQKRLSES; from the exons ATGGTTGTGAGGGAGAAAATTCTTGATTTGGTTATCAGCTGCTTTAAACGTCATGGAGCaaaggggatggataccccagcATTTGAGCTGAAG GAAACGCTGACTGAGAAGTATGGAGAGGACTCTGGGCTCATGTATGATCTGAAGGATCAAGGTGGAGAGCTGTTGTCCCTCCGCTATGACCTTACT GTTCCCTTTGCTCGTTACCTGGCCATGAATAAGGTCAAGAAGATGAAACGTTATCATGTTGGAAAGGTGTGGCGGCGAGAGAGCCCAGCCATAGTCCAAGGCCGTTACAGGGAGTTCTGCCAGTGC GATTTTGACATTGCTGGTCAGTTTGACCCTATGATCCCTGATGCAGAGTGTTTGAAGATCATGTGTGAAATCCTAAGTGGCTTGCAGTTGGGAGACTTTCTCATTAAG GTAAATGACCGGCGGATTGTGGATGGGATGTTTGCTGTCTGTGGTGTTCCTGAAAGCAAGTTCCGTGCCATCTGCTCCTCCATAGATAAACTAGACAAG ATGGCTTGGAAAGATGTGAGACATGAGATGGTGGCGAAGAAAGGCCTGGCTCCTGAGGTGGCTGATCGAATTGGGGACTATGTCCAATGTCATG GTGGGGTATCCCTAGTAGAGCAAATGTTTCAGGATCCCAGACTATCCCAGAACAAGCAGGCCCTGGAGGGCCTGGGAGACCTGAAGCTGCTGTTTGAATACCTGACTTTATTTGGAATTGCTGATAAG ATCTCCTTTGACCTCAGCCTGGCTCGGGGCCTAGACTACTATACAGGAGTGATCTATGAAGCAGTGCTGCTGCAGACCCCAATTCAGGCTGGGGAGGATCCCCTGAATGTGGGCAGTGTGGCTGCTGGTGGGCGCTATGATGGGCTGGTGGGCATGTTTCACCCCAAGGGTCACAAGGTGCCATGTGTGGGACTCAGCATTGGGGTTGAGCGAATCTTCTACATTGTGGAGCAGAGGATGAAG AACAAAGGTGAGAAGGTGCGGACTACAGAGACTCAAGTGTTTGTGGCCACACCACAGAAGAACTTTCTCCAAGAACGGTTGAAGCTTATTGCAGAGCTTTGGGATTCTGGAATCAAG GCAGAGATGCTATACAAGAACAACCCCAAACTATTAACCCAGCTGCACTATTGTGAGAGCACGGGCATTCCACTGGTGGTCATTATTGGTGAGCAAGAACTGAAAGAAGGGGTCATCAAGATCCGTTCAGTGGCCAGCAGAGAGGAG GTGGCCATTAAACGGGAAAATCTTGTGGCTGAAATTCAGAAGCGACTGTCTGAGTCTTGA
- the HARS2 gene encoding histidine--tRNA ligase, mitochondrial isoform X5, whose translation MPLLGLLPRRAWAALLSQLLRPPCASCTGPVRCQSQGTRDLSPQHMVVREKILDLVISCFKRHGAKGMDTPAFELKETLTEKYGEDSGLMYDLKDQGGELLSLRYDLTVPFARYLAMNKVKKMKRYHVGKVWRRESPAIVQGRYREFCQCDFDIAGQFDPMIPDAECLKIMCEILSGLQLGDFLIKVNDRRIVDGMFAVCGVPESKFRAICSSIDKLDKMAWKDVRHEMVAKKGLAPEVADRIGDYVQCHGGVSLVEQMFQDPRLSQNKQALEGLGDLKLLFEYLTLFGIADKISFDLSLARGLDYYTGVIYEAVLLQTPIQAGEDPLNVGSVAAGGRYDGLVGMFHPKGHKVPCVGLSIGVERIFYIVEQRMKNKGEKVRTTETQVFVATPQKNFLQERLKLIAELWDSGIKAEMLYKNNPKLLTQLHYCESTGIPLVVIIGEQELKEGVIKIRSVASREEVAIKRENLVAEIQKRLSES comes from the exons ATGCCCCTGCTCGGACTTCTTCCCAGGAGGGCCTGGGCTGCGCTGCTCAGCCAGCTCCTGCGACCGCCCTGCGCCTCGTGCACCGGGCCGGTCCGTTGCCAAAGCCAG GGTACCAGGGATCTTAGTCCTCAGCATATGGTTGTGAGGGAGAAAATTCTTGATTTGGTTATCAGCTGCTTTAAACGTCATGGAGCaaaggggatggataccccagcATTTGAGCTGAAG GAAACGCTGACTGAGAAGTATGGAGAGGACTCTGGGCTCATGTATGATCTGAAGGATCAAGGTGGAGAGCTGTTGTCCCTCCGCTATGACCTTACT GTTCCCTTTGCTCGTTACCTGGCCATGAATAAGGTCAAGAAGATGAAACGTTATCATGTTGGAAAGGTGTGGCGGCGAGAGAGCCCAGCCATAGTCCAAGGCCGTTACAGGGAGTTCTGCCAGTGC GATTTTGACATTGCTGGTCAGTTTGACCCTATGATCCCTGATGCAGAGTGTTTGAAGATCATGTGTGAAATCCTAAGTGGCTTGCAGTTGGGAGACTTTCTCATTAAG GTAAATGACCGGCGGATTGTGGATGGGATGTTTGCTGTCTGTGGTGTTCCTGAAAGCAAGTTCCGTGCCATCTGCTCCTCCATAGATAAACTAGACAAG ATGGCTTGGAAAGATGTGAGACATGAGATGGTGGCGAAGAAAGGCCTGGCTCCTGAGGTGGCTGATCGAATTGGGGACTATGTCCAATGTCATG GTGGGGTATCCCTAGTAGAGCAAATGTTTCAGGATCCCAGACTATCCCAGAACAAGCAGGCCCTGGAGGGCCTGGGAGACCTGAAGCTGCTGTTTGAATACCTGACTTTATTTGGAATTGCTGATAAG ATCTCCTTTGACCTCAGCCTGGCTCGGGGCCTAGACTACTATACAGGAGTGATCTATGAAGCAGTGCTGCTGCAGACCCCAATTCAGGCTGGGGAGGATCCCCTGAATGTGGGCAGTGTGGCTGCTGGTGGGCGCTATGATGGGCTGGTGGGCATGTTTCACCCCAAGGGTCACAAGGTGCCATGTGTGGGACTCAGCATTGGGGTTGAGCGAATCTTCTACATTGTGGAGCAGAGGATGAAG AACAAAGGTGAGAAGGTGCGGACTACAGAGACTCAAGTGTTTGTGGCCACACCACAGAAGAACTTTCTCCAAGAACGGTTGAAGCTTATTGCAGAGCTTTGGGATTCTGGAATCAAG GCAGAGATGCTATACAAGAACAACCCCAAACTATTAACCCAGCTGCACTATTGTGAGAGCACGGGCATTCCACTGGTGGTCATTATTGGTGAGCAAGAACTGAAAGAAGGGGTCATCAAGATCCGTTCAGTGGCCAGCAGAGAGGAG GTGGCCATTAAACGGGAAAATCTTGTGGCTGAAATTCAGAAGCGACTGTCTGAGTCTTGA
- the HARS2 gene encoding histidine--tRNA ligase, mitochondrial isoform X2 produces MPLLGLLPRRAWAALLSQLLRPPCASCTGPVRCQSQGEESLQVAEAVLTSQLKAHQEKPNFIIKTPKGTRDLSPQHMVVREKILDLVISCFKRHGAKGMDTPAFELKETLTEKYGEDSGLMYDLKDQGGELLSLRYDLTVPFARYLAMNKVKKMKRYHVGKVWRRESPAIVQGRYREFCQCDFDIAGQFDPMIPDAECLKIMCEILSGLQLGDFLIKVNDRRIVDGMFAVCGVPESKFRAICSSIDKLDKMAWKDVRHEMVAKKGLAPEVADRIGDYVQCHGGVSLVEQMFQDPRLSQNKQALEGLGDLKLLFEYLTLFGIADKISFDLSLARGLDYYTGVIYEAVLLQTPIQAGEDPLNVGSVAAGGRYDGLVGMFHPKGHKVPCVGLSIGVERIFYIVEQRMKNKGEKVRTTETQVFVATPQKNFLQERLKLIAELWDSGIKAEMLYKNNPKLLTQLHYCESTGIPLVVIIGEQELKEGVIKIRSVASREEVAIKRENLVAEIQKRLSES; encoded by the exons ATGCCCCTGCTCGGACTTCTTCCCAGGAGGGCCTGGGCTGCGCTGCTCAGCCAGCTCCTGCGACCGCCCTGCGCCTCGTGCACCGGGCCGGTCCGTTGCCAAAGCCAG GGTGAAGAGTCTTTGCAG GTTGCAGAGGCAGTGTTAACATCCCAACTGAAAGCACATCAAGAGAAACCAAATTTTATTATCAAGACCCCAAAG GGTACCAGGGATCTTAGTCCTCAGCATATGGTTGTGAGGGAGAAAATTCTTGATTTGGTTATCAGCTGCTTTAAACGTCATGGAGCaaaggggatggataccccagcATTTGAGCTGAAG GAAACGCTGACTGAGAAGTATGGAGAGGACTCTGGGCTCATGTATGATCTGAAGGATCAAGGTGGAGAGCTGTTGTCCCTCCGCTATGACCTTACT GTTCCCTTTGCTCGTTACCTGGCCATGAATAAGGTCAAGAAGATGAAACGTTATCATGTTGGAAAGGTGTGGCGGCGAGAGAGCCCAGCCATAGTCCAAGGCCGTTACAGGGAGTTCTGCCAGTGC GATTTTGACATTGCTGGTCAGTTTGACCCTATGATCCCTGATGCAGAGTGTTTGAAGATCATGTGTGAAATCCTAAGTGGCTTGCAGTTGGGAGACTTTCTCATTAAG GTAAATGACCGGCGGATTGTGGATGGGATGTTTGCTGTCTGTGGTGTTCCTGAAAGCAAGTTCCGTGCCATCTGCTCCTCCATAGATAAACTAGACAAG ATGGCTTGGAAAGATGTGAGACATGAGATGGTGGCGAAGAAAGGCCTGGCTCCTGAGGTGGCTGATCGAATTGGGGACTATGTCCAATGTCATG GTGGGGTATCCCTAGTAGAGCAAATGTTTCAGGATCCCAGACTATCCCAGAACAAGCAGGCCCTGGAGGGCCTGGGAGACCTGAAGCTGCTGTTTGAATACCTGACTTTATTTGGAATTGCTGATAAG ATCTCCTTTGACCTCAGCCTGGCTCGGGGCCTAGACTACTATACAGGAGTGATCTATGAAGCAGTGCTGCTGCAGACCCCAATTCAGGCTGGGGAGGATCCCCTGAATGTGGGCAGTGTGGCTGCTGGTGGGCGCTATGATGGGCTGGTGGGCATGTTTCACCCCAAGGGTCACAAGGTGCCATGTGTGGGACTCAGCATTGGGGTTGAGCGAATCTTCTACATTGTGGAGCAGAGGATGAAG AACAAAGGTGAGAAGGTGCGGACTACAGAGACTCAAGTGTTTGTGGCCACACCACAGAAGAACTTTCTCCAAGAACGGTTGAAGCTTATTGCAGAGCTTTGGGATTCTGGAATCAAG GCAGAGATGCTATACAAGAACAACCCCAAACTATTAACCCAGCTGCACTATTGTGAGAGCACGGGCATTCCACTGGTGGTCATTATTGGTGAGCAAGAACTGAAAGAAGGGGTCATCAAGATCCGTTCAGTGGCCAGCAGAGAGGAG GTGGCCATTAAACGGGAAAATCTTGTGGCTGAAATTCAGAAGCGACTGTCTGAGTCTTGA
- the HARS2 gene encoding histidine--tRNA ligase, mitochondrial isoform X11 — translation MPLLGLLPRRAWAALLSQLLRPPCASCTGPVRCQSQVAEAVLTSQLKAHQEKPNFIIKTPKGTRDLSPQHMVVREKILDLVISCFKRHGAKGMDTPAFELKDFDIAGQFDPMIPDAECLKIMCEILSGLQLGDFLIKVNDRRIVDGMFAVCGVPESKFRAICSSIDKLDKMAWKDVRHEMVAKKGLAPEVADRIGDYVQCHGGVSLVEQMFQDPRLSQNKQALEGLGDLKLLFEYLTLFGIADKISFDLSLARGLDYYTGVIYEAVLLQTPIQAGEDPLNVGSVAAGGRYDGLVGMFHPKGHKVPCVGLSIGVERIFYIVEQRMKNKGEKVRTTETQVFVATPQKNFLQERLKLIAELWDSGIKAEMLYKNNPKLLTQLHYCESTGIPLVVIIGEQELKEGVIKIRSVASREEVAIKRENLVAEIQKRLSES, via the exons ATGCCCCTGCTCGGACTTCTTCCCAGGAGGGCCTGGGCTGCGCTGCTCAGCCAGCTCCTGCGACCGCCCTGCGCCTCGTGCACCGGGCCGGTCCGTTGCCAAAGCCAG GTTGCAGAGGCAGTGTTAACATCCCAACTGAAAGCACATCAAGAGAAACCAAATTTTATTATCAAGACCCCAAAG GGTACCAGGGATCTTAGTCCTCAGCATATGGTTGTGAGGGAGAAAATTCTTGATTTGGTTATCAGCTGCTTTAAACGTCATGGAGCaaaggggatggataccccagcATTTGAGCTGAAG GATTTTGACATTGCTGGTCAGTTTGACCCTATGATCCCTGATGCAGAGTGTTTGAAGATCATGTGTGAAATCCTAAGTGGCTTGCAGTTGGGAGACTTTCTCATTAAG GTAAATGACCGGCGGATTGTGGATGGGATGTTTGCTGTCTGTGGTGTTCCTGAAAGCAAGTTCCGTGCCATCTGCTCCTCCATAGATAAACTAGACAAG ATGGCTTGGAAAGATGTGAGACATGAGATGGTGGCGAAGAAAGGCCTGGCTCCTGAGGTGGCTGATCGAATTGGGGACTATGTCCAATGTCATG GTGGGGTATCCCTAGTAGAGCAAATGTTTCAGGATCCCAGACTATCCCAGAACAAGCAGGCCCTGGAGGGCCTGGGAGACCTGAAGCTGCTGTTTGAATACCTGACTTTATTTGGAATTGCTGATAAG ATCTCCTTTGACCTCAGCCTGGCTCGGGGCCTAGACTACTATACAGGAGTGATCTATGAAGCAGTGCTGCTGCAGACCCCAATTCAGGCTGGGGAGGATCCCCTGAATGTGGGCAGTGTGGCTGCTGGTGGGCGCTATGATGGGCTGGTGGGCATGTTTCACCCCAAGGGTCACAAGGTGCCATGTGTGGGACTCAGCATTGGGGTTGAGCGAATCTTCTACATTGTGGAGCAGAGGATGAAG AACAAAGGTGAGAAGGTGCGGACTACAGAGACTCAAGTGTTTGTGGCCACACCACAGAAGAACTTTCTCCAAGAACGGTTGAAGCTTATTGCAGAGCTTTGGGATTCTGGAATCAAG GCAGAGATGCTATACAAGAACAACCCCAAACTATTAACCCAGCTGCACTATTGTGAGAGCACGGGCATTCCACTGGTGGTCATTATTGGTGAGCAAGAACTGAAAGAAGGGGTCATCAAGATCCGTTCAGTGGCCAGCAGAGAGGAG GTGGCCATTAAACGGGAAAATCTTGTGGCTGAAATTCAGAAGCGACTGTCTGAGTCTTGA
- the HARS2 gene encoding histidine--tRNA ligase, mitochondrial isoform X4, protein MKWCFGFLLLRVKSLCRLVVNRVRDATGLASVQRSHISHSFFCQVAEAVLTSQLKAHQEKPNFIIKTPKGTRDLSPQHMVVREKILDLVISCFKRHGAKGMDTPAFELKETLTEKYGEDSGLMYDLKDQGGELLSLRYDLTVPFARYLAMNKVKKMKRYHVGKDFDIAGQFDPMIPDAECLKIMCEILSGLQLGDFLIKVNDRRIVDGMFAVCGVPESKFRAICSSIDKLDKMAWKDVRHEMVAKKGLAPEVADRIGDYVQCHGGVSLVEQMFQDPRLSQNKQALEGLGDLKLLFEYLTLFGIADKISFDLSLARGLDYYTGVIYEAVLLQTPIQAGEDPLNVGSVAAGGRYDGLVGMFHPKGHKVPCVGLSIGVERIFYIVEQRMKNKGEKVRTTETQVFVATPQKNFLQERLKLIAELWDSGIKAEMLYKNNPKLLTQLHYCESTGIPLVVIIGEQELKEGVIKIRSVASREEVAIKRENLVAEIQKRLSES, encoded by the exons ATGAAATGGTGCTTTGGCTTCCTGTTGCTCAGGGTGAAGAGTCTTTGCAGGTTGGTGGTCAACAGGGTCAGAGATGCCACAGGTCTGGCCAGTGTCCAGAGGAGCCACATCTCACATTCATTCTTCTGCCAGGTTGCAGAGGCAGTGTTAACATCCCAACTGAAAGCACATCAAGAGAAACCAAATTTTATTATCAAGACCCCAAAG GGTACCAGGGATCTTAGTCCTCAGCATATGGTTGTGAGGGAGAAAATTCTTGATTTGGTTATCAGCTGCTTTAAACGTCATGGAGCaaaggggatggataccccagcATTTGAGCTGAAG GAAACGCTGACTGAGAAGTATGGAGAGGACTCTGGGCTCATGTATGATCTGAAGGATCAAGGTGGAGAGCTGTTGTCCCTCCGCTATGACCTTACT GTTCCCTTTGCTCGTTACCTGGCCATGAATAAGGTCAAGAAGATGAAACGTTATCATGTTGGAAAG GATTTTGACATTGCTGGTCAGTTTGACCCTATGATCCCTGATGCAGAGTGTTTGAAGATCATGTGTGAAATCCTAAGTGGCTTGCAGTTGGGAGACTTTCTCATTAAG GTAAATGACCGGCGGATTGTGGATGGGATGTTTGCTGTCTGTGGTGTTCCTGAAAGCAAGTTCCGTGCCATCTGCTCCTCCATAGATAAACTAGACAAG ATGGCTTGGAAAGATGTGAGACATGAGATGGTGGCGAAGAAAGGCCTGGCTCCTGAGGTGGCTGATCGAATTGGGGACTATGTCCAATGTCATG GTGGGGTATCCCTAGTAGAGCAAATGTTTCAGGATCCCAGACTATCCCAGAACAAGCAGGCCCTGGAGGGCCTGGGAGACCTGAAGCTGCTGTTTGAATACCTGACTTTATTTGGAATTGCTGATAAG ATCTCCTTTGACCTCAGCCTGGCTCGGGGCCTAGACTACTATACAGGAGTGATCTATGAAGCAGTGCTGCTGCAGACCCCAATTCAGGCTGGGGAGGATCCCCTGAATGTGGGCAGTGTGGCTGCTGGTGGGCGCTATGATGGGCTGGTGGGCATGTTTCACCCCAAGGGTCACAAGGTGCCATGTGTGGGACTCAGCATTGGGGTTGAGCGAATCTTCTACATTGTGGAGCAGAGGATGAAG AACAAAGGTGAGAAGGTGCGGACTACAGAGACTCAAGTGTTTGTGGCCACACCACAGAAGAACTTTCTCCAAGAACGGTTGAAGCTTATTGCAGAGCTTTGGGATTCTGGAATCAAG GCAGAGATGCTATACAAGAACAACCCCAAACTATTAACCCAGCTGCACTATTGTGAGAGCACGGGCATTCCACTGGTGGTCATTATTGGTGAGCAAGAACTGAAAGAAGGGGTCATCAAGATCCGTTCAGTGGCCAGCAGAGAGGAG GTGGCCATTAAACGGGAAAATCTTGTGGCTGAAATTCAGAAGCGACTGTCTGAGTCTTGA
- the HARS2 gene encoding histidine--tRNA ligase, mitochondrial isoform X8: MKWCFGFLLLRVKSLCRLVVNRVRDATGLASVQRSHISHSFFCQVAEAVLTSQLKAHQEKPNFIIKTPKGTRDLSPQHMVVREKILDLVISCFKRHGAKGMDTPAFELKDFDIAGQFDPMIPDAECLKIMCEILSGLQLGDFLIKVNDRRIVDGMFAVCGVPESKFRAICSSIDKLDKMAWKDVRHEMVAKKGLAPEVADRIGDYVQCHGGVSLVEQMFQDPRLSQNKQALEGLGDLKLLFEYLTLFGIADKISFDLSLARGLDYYTGVIYEAVLLQTPIQAGEDPLNVGSVAAGGRYDGLVGMFHPKGHKVPCVGLSIGVERIFYIVEQRMKNKGEKVRTTETQVFVATPQKNFLQERLKLIAELWDSGIKAEMLYKNNPKLLTQLHYCESTGIPLVVIIGEQELKEGVIKIRSVASREEVAIKRENLVAEIQKRLSES; this comes from the exons ATGAAATGGTGCTTTGGCTTCCTGTTGCTCAGGGTGAAGAGTCTTTGCAGGTTGGTGGTCAACAGGGTCAGAGATGCCACAGGTCTGGCCAGTGTCCAGAGGAGCCACATCTCACATTCATTCTTCTGCCAGGTTGCAGAGGCAGTGTTAACATCCCAACTGAAAGCACATCAAGAGAAACCAAATTTTATTATCAAGACCCCAAAG GGTACCAGGGATCTTAGTCCTCAGCATATGGTTGTGAGGGAGAAAATTCTTGATTTGGTTATCAGCTGCTTTAAACGTCATGGAGCaaaggggatggataccccagcATTTGAGCTGAAG GATTTTGACATTGCTGGTCAGTTTGACCCTATGATCCCTGATGCAGAGTGTTTGAAGATCATGTGTGAAATCCTAAGTGGCTTGCAGTTGGGAGACTTTCTCATTAAG GTAAATGACCGGCGGATTGTGGATGGGATGTTTGCTGTCTGTGGTGTTCCTGAAAGCAAGTTCCGTGCCATCTGCTCCTCCATAGATAAACTAGACAAG ATGGCTTGGAAAGATGTGAGACATGAGATGGTGGCGAAGAAAGGCCTGGCTCCTGAGGTGGCTGATCGAATTGGGGACTATGTCCAATGTCATG GTGGGGTATCCCTAGTAGAGCAAATGTTTCAGGATCCCAGACTATCCCAGAACAAGCAGGCCCTGGAGGGCCTGGGAGACCTGAAGCTGCTGTTTGAATACCTGACTTTATTTGGAATTGCTGATAAG ATCTCCTTTGACCTCAGCCTGGCTCGGGGCCTAGACTACTATACAGGAGTGATCTATGAAGCAGTGCTGCTGCAGACCCCAATTCAGGCTGGGGAGGATCCCCTGAATGTGGGCAGTGTGGCTGCTGGTGGGCGCTATGATGGGCTGGTGGGCATGTTTCACCCCAAGGGTCACAAGGTGCCATGTGTGGGACTCAGCATTGGGGTTGAGCGAATCTTCTACATTGTGGAGCAGAGGATGAAG AACAAAGGTGAGAAGGTGCGGACTACAGAGACTCAAGTGTTTGTGGCCACACCACAGAAGAACTTTCTCCAAGAACGGTTGAAGCTTATTGCAGAGCTTTGGGATTCTGGAATCAAG GCAGAGATGCTATACAAGAACAACCCCAAACTATTAACCCAGCTGCACTATTGTGAGAGCACGGGCATTCCACTGGTGGTCATTATTGGTGAGCAAGAACTGAAAGAAGGGGTCATCAAGATCCGTTCAGTGGCCAGCAGAGAGGAG GTGGCCATTAAACGGGAAAATCTTGTGGCTGAAATTCAGAAGCGACTGTCTGAGTCTTGA